The window AAACCTTCTcaaggcctaccataatgtatattgaccatccaacctattcataaggtcacatgtatatacctggatgaagttaaaaaaataaaaaataaaaaatcagcctgatctaacaCTCCTATGTACAtaggtgttcaatcccactgGTTTCTATGATATAATCTACTTAAGCTTTTGATTTACATTatgtttgggctcataccctaaaattatcttgccaaacagatggacggtttagatataacatatacatcatgaagaCCACTAAGGTTGGTGGTGCGTGGCAGTGGCACACCGCATCCGGATACTTTGAATACGATGTCATCTCCTGTTTACGAAATCTGTGGTTCTGAAAAGATAGTCAAATGAAGTTAGCTGCCTCACAAATCTTGAAATTGTACGATACTATTGGTGGTATTGATACCACCGCGCCACGCCAGGgctactgtggagcccacctcaaCTGTGCATCTAATCCGTCGCATCTATCGTGTTTTCTTTGATTCTGACCATTGAAACCAAAGATCAGGCGATGCAAAACTTACGTGGGCTATAAAACAGGAACAATGGAAAATCGTGCTTCCAACCTCCTAATTCATGGCTTGTGGCCTACATGCGTTTTATGATGGGTCGATTTTCGTTTTATCTTCGTCTCTGTGAGGCGCATTTgattaatggattagatggcatatacacaccAAAGGAGACACCAAAATCAGTGGAGAAATTTTATTGGTTGGGTGTCCCCACCTAACTTTTTTGGGGTGTGGTCCTCTGACTTTTGGGCTATTAGCCTACATTAAAGGCTACATCTAAcgtatgggacgcggattgcagcTTGCCGTTGTCTGGTGGGACTTGGTACATTCagggccatgtggggcccacggtgatgtttggaTTTTATCTACTTAATCCATTCATTTTAGAAAATCATTTTAAGGATAATCCAAAAACTAAGCGAATCCAAGGCACTAGTGGGCTACACCATCCTGGGAAATACTGGTGACAATGATGCTTTCTGTCCAGGAAATTAATTGTGTATTATTAAGTTACGTTGTAGCAGGCTGagtaaattgtggggcccattgtgatgtatcttataTACGTCTTTCATTTGTTTTAGATTATAAGCCTAAACCTGAAGTGTATCTAaagttcatgtggaccacacaataggaaaaagtgTGAAATGAAAGCCTACCTTTGAATGCTTCCTGGGGTCAtgatgaaagttttagatcaacttaTGTTTGTTTTTTCCCCCGTTCATTCATGttggtgtgaccttataaacagattggatgacaaataaacatcacggtagacccttAAAAAAGTTTTAATCATGGACATTATTATCCTCATTGTTTCATGTGTGTTGTttcctatgtgatgtggcccactgatgtgatgACTTTGAATTTTCGAAACACAAAAAGCCTAACTAATTAggatttaataatttaaaattttaattaataacAAAAGACCAAACACTTAGCATGTTGGTAGGCACTCTCGGTGTAAGGATAGGTTAGAGGATTGAGTCTCGGCTTTAAAATAATTTATCTTTTTGTGAAATTTTCTTAACTCCAGAGGAACCGTTTAGACTCGGGCCGTCTCTTTATAAAAATGGGAGATCGAAAGAATTTTCCTGTAGGAAACCCTTGAGAGAGACAAAGGAAGGACTTTTACTAGTATGTTttgacctttttttaaaaaaaaagtattttaattCAAAAATCTTAGATCTACACAATGAATGAGTTGTATTGATTCTATGTTCATTGTTTAAATCTATAATAGGGTTTTAAGTAGAAAAGTCAGTTTTTGTTGAGGGCCTTACAccaaaccttaggatctagcctctcaaaacaaatcaaaattatgagacaataaagtaatgaaataaatcaaagcacaaaccacatgacacaagagaattttatgtggaaaaccctcaaagaggtaaaaactacgggacctcgttcagatcaacaatccactatcaagtagaacgttacaaccaatcacaagcacacaccacttagatcaaaccttcttcactacgcagaagtggataaacaataagagaataaaaagaaaacggagagatctcaccgattacgagaacataaaagcgctgagacgtcgactcccttccacaagcttcctctctctctctttctctctctttctctcacacctttaatagccctaaaccatttaacaaacccttgtaaagctttaagaaatcctcttgcattacctataaagccctaggtacctcctatttatagtttaggaaactctcttttaCACCCTTATGAAAGCCGCTCAAAATTCCGCATCCTGCACAAAATCGGATTCAAAACTGCAtaagctcaactggtcgagcactgttcactagaCTGGTAGagccagccctcgactggtcgagcactattcattgagctcgctggactttgagttgagtaaCCCTCGGCTGGTCGAGCGACCCTCGaatggtcgagcactgttcacttgactggttgagcagcgcggtgattccactgtttgtggcatctgAACCGCATcacatctcctctgacctgaggagaAAAACTCTATCGAATCTCCCCCTTTCCGACTCAGAAGGAATTCACTTTTTTCAAGCCAGCAtgatttctacaaacctcaaacttactcttgagtaaagccttggttatcaagtggaccacgccaaataataagcttggttgcattaaaatgcataaagcattaaatgtcagttgcattaaatgcaagagtcattggtggtgtggtacatttgttCGTTGGATCTTCCTTAATTTTGTTtcgatgccttaaaataatctgagaaaagggatagacgacttggatgtacagatacatcacggtgggcccgcccatagACCTGCCCATTCGGAGCTAgggacaggcgggggtagtacgcaatccgcgtccagtgcgcacccacaaaaaaaaaaaaaaaaaaaaaagaaagaaaaagaaaaaggctaGGGAACTCGAAAGTGCACTATATAATGCTAATAGTGGCATTGGGAGCTTTagacagtccaatcaatcaatctgaaccgttcgtTAAGTGCCAATCATATTTCATGGTTTATCATTCGAAAATCACACGATTCAGGTGATCCAATCCATACTTGATTTGGCATTATTTTCTATATCCGTCCTTTTCCCAAAACATGTATAGGATTGTTACTAATAAAATTGATTATTTATAATCATAAGCATTTCAACTTCCAAATAGGTGGGTCAAGTTGTTGAttggaattattattatttttttgtttacaATCTTGACCGGtcatattaaagatctttaatcaAACGGTTAATATTTGCCAAAttggtgtgatgtttgcatggtcaGCTGAGATGTGCGTTGTACCTAACCGATGGTCTAGATGAATGAATTGAATTCTCTAAGTGCCCCGGGGGATCATCTAAGGTGAGACACGGACCGATTAGAATGAAATCGGGTTCATCGGATAACCACCGGTTCAGAACCTATTGACATCGCTGGCTGCGGGGGCGAATTCCCTGTCACATGAGCCCTTGTAACACAAAGTCTATGAAGTACACCTATGCCCAtgtgacatctactccgtccatcgacTTTTTCTAGCTAATGTTAGCATATGAGGCTAGAAATAattcagatccaaaacttaagtgggccacgctaCATAAAAAAGTGGGAACCGGAGCATGGAAGCATCCACCATCGAGACCTTCCTAGGCTCACAGCCCATTGTTGTGtttatatttatatgccatccaacccgttcataaggtgttgcccacttgatccagaactagtgggcccaagaagttttcagtaATGAGCATTCAATCACAGCTGTTccatgtggtgcggtccacttgagttttgtatctgcctctTTTTCTGGCTCAAATCCtaacatgagttggcaaaaatgatgtgcggagtggatttcacacaaacattcggtgggccctacagagctttGTGTTACAGAGGCCCTGTTACAGGGAACTCACGACCCTCGGCTGCTAGCTCTAGATGAGCCATCGATCCAATGGGGTGTCTATGGGCCATATGTGCACGAACCAGGGTCGAGTTGGTTAGTGTACCCGGCCTCCCCAGCACTTCCAAGAATAGCCAGTCGAATGGTCTAGCCACACGTCCAAGTAATTCATCCGGTGGGTTCCACTCTGTTTGTTAGCTGGGCCGGCCCAGAAATTAGGATCTTCCATTAAATGAGCCACACGTTTATGAAAAAATGGacgataataataaaaattacccAACTGACTATTTAAATGCATGTATGGACCCGATGAACCTGATCTAGCTACAACCCAAGGGTACACAAGGTCGGACAGATATGAAGAGCCCTGATCCTGCACACGCAACGATTAAAATGGCACGTGCGAGAGTAGGATTCGGATGGTTAGCGAGTAGCCATTCCTCTGCATTTGAAAGCTAAATTTGGAAAGAGTTCTGTTTTGCCTCTGTCAGCTACTCAGAATTCAGTATAGCcgccatgtggagcccacatgcaGACTGGTCCAATGATGGGAAGCATCCAAAtcatggaatctatgatttactCTCCACTTTGAAAATTAACCATCAGTATCTAGAACCATCAGGCATGATCAAATGACAATAGCTTATTCATGATAGTAACGAAAACACGGACAGTTTAAATCAATTGACCATTGTAAGCATGTGGGCCTCAGTGGGCGGACACGCTAGATCCTTAAAAGTAGCCATAGAGACAAAACGAACTCCTGGGAAAAGAGCAAAATCGAGGTGGACGGTAATCCCCTACAATAGCAGCATTCGAGTGCTTTGCAGCCCATCGTGTTTCAAGTGctgaatccaatccatccatcaggttatacgtctaattttaattttagattctaaaaatcaggaagatccaatacatgggtgggccacaacatgggaAACAACGTAAATCACTCATAAAACTTTCAAGTTCCAGCGATGTGTCGTATTCTTAGAATTTGGATCTGGTTGATTTTGAACCGTCTGCTAATCCTGATGAGGCGCACcaaataaacaggttggatgaaatatacacACCATGGCGTGgccagctaaaaaaaaaaaaaacaacggttGGCATCCCTTcccattgttccctatggtgtagcccacatggGTCGTGGGTTGCATTGTTTTTTAATCATTGCAGCTAAAATCGAGGTAAAtacccgatggacggagtggatgtctcaCACGCCCACGACCCGTACGCCCCCACAGAGCTCGGGTGTGTAACCCGCTGCATACAATTTGTGGTGCAGAGGATTCCGGTCCAATTTGTAACTTGTGAAGAACATCCTAGCCGTGCACAAGGTCAACAAAAGTATAAAAATTCCGTGAGTTGAAAAACACGGATGGTTCATCATCAGATGGcctacctgataattggatcattCCAATTTCCCCAGTCATTGATCCTTACAGGATTTTTTGtctgatgaacggctcagattttTGAATAAGTGATATATAATTTGTGGAAAAAAGGAAGAAGCGTTGAAGGCATAAAAGCTTCCATGCAACCATTCCACGTGAATACTTCTCCCATTTATTAACCGTTTAAGGTGGTAGATAAAGGTGTCGAGTTTGACTAGTCAACAAAGGTCAGATAGTCAGATCTTAATCCCATCCTTCTCGCTGCCGAACACCCCTTTAAATACCCCTTCATACTCCCATTCCAAAGCACTTCATTTTCTTGCAAGTAGAAGCAGCTTCAATGGCTACTCTACGCTGCACAGCAATTCAATGGGTGAACCAAGGCGAAATGGGTGACTATGTAACCGAATATGGCGCCTTCTATCACCAGGTGACCGTCAGTGGCTTGTCCAGTTTCCATTTCAGGGTCTGCTTCTACAACACTACCCCAAATGCACATGTCTTCGCCATCCGCATGGGGACCCCACGGGGCGAAGCCATCATGCGCTGGGTCTGGGATGCTAACCGTAACGATCCTGTCCGTGAAAATGCCACTCTCACCTTCGGCCGCAATGGCAATCTCATCCTTGCTGATGCAGATGGCCGTGTCGTCTGGCAAACCAATACAGCTAACAAAGCCGTCACTGGCATTAAGCTCCTCTCCACTGGGAATCTAGTCCTTCATGACAAGAACGGTAGGTTCTTGTGGCAAAGTTTCAGCCATCCTACTGACACCCTCCTTGGGGGCCAGTCAGTTCGATTGGACGTTACCAAGAAGCTCATCAGCCGCACATCCGCTGAGGACGGATCGGATGGTCTGTATAGCTTGGAGATAGCTCGTAATGGGTTCGTCATGTACATGGATCACTCCGGTACGGCTCTTCAGTATGGAGGTTGGGGAAGAGATAATCAGATTGAAGCAGTCACCTTCGTAAGCGAAAAGCATCACATAGATGAGGCATTCTACCTAACGTTGAATTTTGTAGTTAATGGGAGTGCCTCAGGTGGATTCGATTTGGTTAGGCTGAATTACAATAACACGTATTCATTCCTACGGTTGGGATCGGATGGGAATCTGAAGACATTCACCTACTATGAGAAGGTTGTGGAAGGTGCATGGATGCCAACGTTTTCATACTTCAGTGGCACttttgtgatgtagagcgggtggcggacactttcatggccaagatggattagaaaaggcccggtcgatgatagaagtgatccggaccatcggaccttagattgggcgtatctcgcaatccggaatgagttatctgacgtaaaatatatgattttggggtagaatgagctactttagccaaccaacccactatgccgggttgcgcagcctggaattgcgaaaaaccccttgatcgacggtagttttcctgttttaatttcgtttttactataaataataaatttttgtttgactataactcttcatccgtcgggctttaggagttgcgcccaacgtgaaaagagcttagaataattaggagaacggtttggcgaagccaaataggacacttatttttggctgaaaaccttgcgcactagtagacatcacgaccgtttataaatagtaagtttactatttatagtaagttgcggattctaggagtttgagttgtagtttgattctgatttctttctcattgcttggtacccttatttaaagggttgtgaacttgttcttaattattcatcaatcaattttgaatttattagaatttatttctattttctgctttctttcctcgtggattcaagaagtctctgtgaggagtccagagaagttccgtggattcagaatagttatcctcttgagtaagacggtgctcgacctcacgtcctcccctgcgtcatttTGATACATTCCCATTCTATGATTTCGACTACGATAGGGAGTGTAGATTGCCGATGAAGTGTGGTTCGCTTGGGTTGTGCCAAGAGGGGATGTGTGTTGCGTGCCCTCAGCGCCAAGGAATGTTAGGGTGGAGCGAGATGTGCGCACCTCCTAAGCTCCCATCGTCGTCTTGCAAGGCTAGTGCAAGCGTCGATTACTATAAGATCGATGGTGTAGAACACTTCTTGAGTAGGAATGTGGAGGGAGTGGGGCCCATGAAGGTGGAAGAGTGCAGGGAGAAGTGCAGCAAGGATTGCAAGTGTGTAGGGTTCTTCTATTGGAGGGAGTCTTCCAAGTGCTGGGTTGTTCCTTTCCTTCGTACGATCAGGAAAGTGGAAGAGTCATCCCACACTGCATATATCAAGTTCTCTAAGCAGGAGTTTCATCTTCCCACCTTGTTCTCTATTGTATCTTTCCACCGTTGATGTGTGGTTGGACGATTAAATAATCTGTTTTTGGACAGCTACATAATCTAATTTAAGGATGGCAACTTCTGTTTTTGGACGGTTTAATAATCTAATTTAAGGCTTGTCCGCATTCATGTCAGTGTACCATAAAGTTATACATGTTTATCTTAAATTGTCTACAAGTATATTGATTGTCTGTTGCTCACAATTCTCGAATATGAAAGCATCTTTTGGGAATTGGAGAGGTAGGGCCCACTAGGTGGACAGTTGTGATT is drawn from Magnolia sinica isolate HGM2019 chromosome 5, MsV1, whole genome shotgun sequence and contains these coding sequences:
- the LOC131246918 gene encoding EP1-like glycoprotein 2, which gives rise to MATLRCTAIQWVNQGEMGDYVTEYGAFYHQVTVSGLSSFHFRVCFYNTTPNAHVFAIRMGTPRGEAIMRWVWDANRNDPVRENATLTFGRNGNLILADADGRVVWQTNTANKAVTGIKLLSTGNLVLHDKNGRFLWQSFSHPTDTLLGGQSVRLDVTKKLISRTSAEDGSDGLYSLEIARNGFVMYMDHSGTALQYGGWGRDNQIEAVTFVSEKHHIDEAFYLTLNFVVNGSASGGFDLVRLNYNNTYSFLRLGSDGNLKTFTYYEKVVEGAWMPTFSYFSGTFVMECRLPMKCGSLGLCQEGMCVACPQRQGMLGWSEMCAPPKLPSSSCKASASVDYYKIDGVEHFLSRNVEGVGPMKVEECREKCSKDCKCVGFFYWRESSKCWVVPFLRTIRKVEESSHTAYIKFSKQEFHLPTLFSIVSFHR